A stretch of the Patescibacteria group bacterium genome encodes the following:
- a CDS encoding phosphatidylserine/phosphatidylglycerophosphate/cardiolipin synthase family protein translates to MAQLDPAIIPSGHEAYTRMLSDITAAKREVVYANFCFLPGKSFNRLADALTTAAKRGVEVYIVADWYGSSALGEKRVAKLRAAGVQWTWFRPKRWRTIASYNRRMHKKLLIVDRRVAYTGGVGWADFWERPTVEYPAAWRDTHFRITDSGTITAMYNSAIDSWNKFSGHKLTPLKTALTGAKILNSVPPRLHRLSPAGRQFADSLDLARTAVKITTAYFGPSRSLRQALIRTAKRGVKVELLLNGPHASHEIAAQAGRAYYDQLLKAGVQIYEYQPTKLHAKLMTIDGRQAIIGSANWNFRSLHHDQECNLTVASADFCRQLDRQFEADKRQSARITEVDPSQIWKQRLSSLGRYFF, encoded by the coding sequence ATGGCTCAACTTGATCCCGCCATCATTCCTAGCGGACATGAAGCCTACACTCGAATGCTTAGCGACATCACCGCGGCTAAGCGCGAGGTTGTCTACGCCAACTTTTGCTTCTTGCCCGGCAAATCATTTAACCGGCTAGCTGATGCTTTAACCACGGCGGCTAAGCGAGGAGTCGAGGTGTACATTGTTGCTGACTGGTATGGCTCATCGGCACTAGGAGAGAAGCGGGTGGCCAAGTTGAGAGCCGCCGGAGTTCAGTGGACCTGGTTTAGGCCAAAGCGCTGGCGCACCATTGCTAGCTACAACCGACGAATGCATAAAAAGCTGCTTATTGTTGACCGGCGGGTGGCCTACACCGGCGGGGTGGGGTGGGCCGATTTTTGGGAAAGACCAACCGTCGAATACCCAGCCGCCTGGCGCGACACCCACTTTCGCATCACCGATAGCGGCACAATTACCGCCATGTACAACAGCGCCATAGACAGCTGGAACAAGTTTAGCGGCCACAAACTGACTCCACTTAAAACCGCCCTAACCGGCGCCAAGATACTAAACAGCGTGCCCCCACGGCTTCACCGTTTGTCGCCGGCAGGTCGCCAGTTTGCAGACTCGCTCGACCTGGCTCGCACCGCAGTTAAAATTACTACCGCTTACTTTGGGCCAAGCCGCTCACTGCGCCAAGCCCTCATTCGCACCGCCAAGCGTGGCGTTAAGGTTGAGCTACTTTTAAACGGTCCTCATGCCTCGCACGAGATAGCCGCTCAGGCTGGGCGGGCCTACTACGACCAGCTTCTAAAAGCCGGCGTTCAAATTTACGAATATCAGCCCACCAAACTGCACGCCAAGCTTATGACGATTGACGGTCGCCAAGCAATCATTGGTTCGGCTAACTGGAACTTTCGATCGCTGCACCACGATCAAGAGTGCAATTTAACGGTAGCCAGCGCCGACTTTTGCCGCCAACTTGATCGCCAGTTCGAAGCCGACAAGCGCCAATCAGCCCGAATCACCGAGGTTGATCCAAGCCAAATATGGAAACAGCGATTAAGCTCACTGGGGCGCTACTTCTTCTAG